One Zymoseptoria tritici IPO323 chromosome 3, whole genome shotgun sequence genomic region harbors:
- a CDS encoding DNA2/NAM7 helicase (DNA2/NAM7 HELICASE FAMILY PROTEIN): protein LKVRTYFDNAPPGDDDDENEWTSRPEIPSAKELLGSHANGHHGHHSHHGSGSNSSATSSLPKRITPNNVPIGPFANKYDYLGVQYNLLREDTIRQICEYIAAVRDKPSALEAAFDGKIGIYEKVHICAFTFAPRGIATRVTFSLARTGKRILWEQSKRLISGSLVVLTPADDMFQKKLIPAIVAARPLSGLLLNPPEIDLFFAPQEMELDPSVEYVMIEDNGGLYEGTRHTLTALQHMMHEPFPLSEHLISAKKEVGIAHDVAKAPRTDMTSVFVHSEDQDFENFDITKPWPLDQITSELDPSQLNALKRILIKRLAIVQGPPGTGKTHVSVQAVKIWLANRKPGDPPIVLACQTNHAIDQLLRHISEFEPEFVRLGGRSKDPDIKKRTLFNVRQSISQNAPAGCMFGAAKKKLKDLEKEIGILLAPLQPGKMPLDHRMMEELKLLTKSQADSLEAGARSWVMDSKTTPAGQHSPWKVWLDDKLTAVPHKQKEEDLFGFDYEAVDLEFEQLKEMEAEAVTKDEDEIEALNGITLYIADNFTCRKTTGMDATAKDSLKQKDMWKIPEAKRGAVYRYLQRELKKLLRDAFRIKAESYQAEAKKRQIGGWEKDEMILKEQSIIGMTTTGFSKYRPIIAALGVKIILIEEAAETLEAPVTVACIPSLQQLVLVGDHKQLRPHTHVKDHEDAPHFLNISLFERMANNGVEFSTLVKQRRMIPEVRRLLCPIYGSVIKDHPSVADKDNRPDVQGMGGVNSFFFTHGWVEQRDDQMSCINPAEADMIVKFVEYLVYQGIDTMSITVLCFYNGQRKKILSSLRSNVALNGRHFKVVTVDSYQGEENEILLLSLARSNQNGQMGFLNVENRICVALSRAQRGFYIFGNGKLLFQAEAKYTEKQKTWSDVIYIMSGKTGKPKEIPTIEPNRLGIELPLRCRNHGTVIRVSEPEHFDNLVGGCRIACGGTLPCGHHCTLTCH from the coding sequence TTGAAAGTTCGCACCTACTTCGACAATGCGCCTccgggcgacgacgatgatgaaaaTGAATGGACTTCGCGTCCCGAAATCCCATCAGCAAAAGAGCTCCTCGGATCCCACGCCAACGGCCATCATGGCCATCATAGCCATCACGGCTCCGGCTCAAACTCATCAGCCACCTCATCCCTACCCAAACGCATCACACCAAACAATGTTCCCATCGGTCCGTTCGCCAACAAATACGACTACCTTGGAGTGCAATACAATCTTCTTCGTGAAGACACAATCCGTCAGATCTGTGAGTATATCGCAGCAGTACGAGACAAGCCATCGGCTCTCGAAGCCGCATTCGACGGCAAAATCGGCATCTACGAAAAGGTTCACATCTGCGCATTCACCTTCGCACCTCGAGGTATTGCTACCCGTGTCACCTTCAGCTTAGCCCGCACCGGCAAGAGAATCTTGTGGGAACAATCGAAGCGCCTTATCAGCGGCAGCTTGGTTGTCCTCACTCCAGCGGACGACATGTTTCAGAAGAAACTTATCCCTGCCATCGTGGCCGCTCGACCTCTGAGTGGACTACTGCTCAATCCTCCGGAGATCGATCTATTCTTCGCGCCGCAAGAGATGGAACTTGATCCTTCAGTGGAATATGTTATGATTGAGGACAATGGAGGATTGTACGAAGGCACTCGTCACACTCTCACTGCACTTCAGCACATGATGCATGAGCCATTCCCACTGTCCGAGCATCTCAtctcggcgaagaaggaggtcgGCATTGCACACGATGTCGCCAAGGCACCTCGTACCGACATGACTTCTGTCTTTGTCCATTCAGAGGATCAAGACTTCGAAAACTTCGACATCACCAAGCCATGGCCCCTCGACCAGATCACCAGCGAGCTGGATCCATCTCAGCTCAATGCGTTGAAGCGCATCCTCATCAAACGCCTTGCCATTGTTCAAGGTCCACCCGGCACTGGCAAAACCCATGTGTCGGTCCAAGCTGTCAAGATCTGGCTGGCCAACCGGAAGCCTGGCGATCCACCGATCGTCTTGGCTTGTCAAACCAACCATGCGATCGATCAGCTTCTTCGTCACATTTCCGAGTTCGAACCGGAATTTGTTCGTCTCGGTGGTCGGAGCAAGGACCCGGACATCAAGAAGAGAACATTGTTCAACGTCCGTCAGAGCATTTCACAAAATGCACCAGCTGGCTGCATGTTCGGCGCTGCCaagaagaagttgaaggaCCTCGAGAAAGAGATCGGGATACTTCTGGCTCCGTTACAGCCTGGCAAAATGCCTCTGGACCATCGCATGATGGAGGAACTCAAGCTTCTCACCAAATCTCAAGCCGACTCGCTGGAAGCTGGTGCGCGTTCATGGGTGATGGACAGCAAGACCACCCCAGCTGGGCAACACTCGCCATGGAAGGTGTGGCTGGACGATAAGCTGACTGCTGTACCACACAAACAAAAGGAGGAAGACCTGTTCGGCTTCGATTACGAGGCTGTCGATCTAGAGTTCGAGCAGCTGAAAGAGATGGAGGCCGAGGCCGTTACaaaggatgaggacgagatCGAGGCCCTCAACGGCATCACTCTATACATCGCCGACAACTTCACCTGCCGCAAGACTACAGGCATGGACGCCACGGCGAAGGACAGTCTCAAGCAGAAAGACATGTGGAAGATCCCAGAAGCTAAGCGTGGTGCCGTCTACCGCTACTTGCAGCGTGAGCTCAAGAAGCTTCTCCGCGACGCTTTCCGCATCAAAGCTGAGAGCTACCAAGctgaggcgaagaagcggcaGATTGGTGGTTGGGAGAAGGACGAAATGATTCTCAAGGAACAGAGCATCATCGGCATGACCACTACCGGCTTCAGCAAATACCGCCCAATCATCGCTGCACTCGGCGTCAAGATCATTCTCATCGAAGAGGCTGCTGAGACTCTGGAGGCGCCCGTCACCGTCGCTTGCATTCCATCATTGCAGCAGCTGGTGCTCGTCGGTGATCACAAGCAATTGCGTCCGCACACCCATGTGAAGGACCACGAAGATGCACCTCACTTCCTCAACATCTCACTCTTCGAGCGCATGGCCAACAACGGAGTTGAGTTCAGCACTCTCGTCAAGCAGCGTCGCATGATCCCCGAGGTCCGTCGTCTGCTGTGTCCCATCTACGGCAGCGTCATCAAGGATCATCCATCTGTTGCCGATAAGGACAACCGTCCAGATGTGCAAGGTATGGGCGGTGTCAACTCATTCTTCTTCACCCACGGCTGGGTCGAGCAGCGTGACGATCAGATGTCGTGCATCAACCCAGCTGAAGCCGACATGATTGTCAAGTTTGTGGAGTACCTCGTGTACCAAGGCATCGACACCATGAGTATCACCGTGCTCTGCTTTTACAATGGTCAACGCAAGAAGATCCTTTCAAGCCTCCGCAGCAACGTCGCTCTCAATGGCCGCCACTTCAAGGTCGTCACCGTGGACTCTTACCAAGGTGAAGAGAACGAAATTTTGCTCCTCAGCCTCGCCCGCTCAAACCAAAACGGTCAGATGGGATTCCTCAACGTGGAGAACCGTATTTGTGTCGCCCTCTCTCGTGCCCAGCGTGGCTTCTACATCTTCGGCAATGGCAAGCTGCTCTTCCAGGCGGAAGCCAAGTACACCGAGAAGCAAAAGACATGGTCGGACGTGATCTACATCATGTCTGGCAAGACCGGCAAGCCCAAGGAGATCCCCACCATCGAGCCCAACCGTCTTGGTATAGAGCTGCCACTCCGCTGTCGCAACCACGGCACTGTCATCCGCGTCAGTGAGCCGGAACACTTCGACAACCTCGTCGGCGGCTGTCGTATCGCTTGTGGAGGCACTCTGCCGTGTGGTCACCATTGCACGCTCACCTGCCAC